The Patescibacteria group bacterium genome window below encodes:
- a CDS encoding prepilin-type N-terminal cleavage/methylation domain-containing protein, with amino-acid sequence MTLKNFTIQKSVKLSAKAFTLIELLVVIAIIGILATLVIVSLGNSRAKARDSKRLNDLKAMANALELYYANNNQYPASITPGQPLEANDIIYISKVPNNPTPRTDGDCPDSDYSYAVNASGTSYAMGFCLGSDVGSVKAGINTATSQGGIGNFGLRGWWQFNEGSGEVALDSSGNGYHGTWNGTSVNRYGEGKAGTYAAYFNGLDDYVQLPNIGSMTSFTIMGWIRGDGDSLTGATGYNSFTSGRLLYTVSDSLSGGRRMLAQVGAGSHFSDSLMPRGQYHHIAYVYENSLSQWYINGVANTTNAGAVVFPSSPRIGSDGSIHYRMNGLIDDVRIYNRVLSAEEIEAIYEIKN; translated from the coding sequence ATGACACTTAAAAATTTTACCATCCAAAAATCGGTGAAGCTGAGCGCAAAAGCCTTCACCCTCATAGAACTCCTTGTTGTAATTGCGATCATTGGCATATTAGCTACTTTAGTCATAGTATCGCTTGGTAATTCACGAGCTAAAGCAAGAGATTCTAAAAGACTGAATGATCTAAAGGCTATGGCTAATGCTTTGGAGTTATACTATGCTAATAATAATCAATATCCAGCATCTATTACTCCGGGACAACCCTTAGAAGCCAATGATATAATCTATATAAGTAAAGTACCTAATAACCCAACTCCAAGAACGGATGGAGATTGTCCAGATAGTGATTATTCATATGCAGTTAATGCAAGTGGAACATCATACGCTATGGGCTTTTGCTTGGGTTCAGATGTTGGTTCTGTTAAAGCTGGTATTAATACCGCTACTTCTCAGGGAGGAATAGGTAATTTTGGTTTGCGTGGCTGGTGGCAGTTTAATGAAGGGAGTGGGGAGGTGGCCTTGGATTCCAGTGGTAATGGTTATCATGGTACGTGGAACGGAACTTCTGTAAATAGATATGGAGAAGGAAAGGCGGGCACTTATGCGGCATATTTTAACGGCCTTGATGATTATGTTCAGCTTCCCAATATAGGTTCTATGACAAGCTTCACGATCATGGGTTGGATTAGAGGTGATGGAGATAGTTTAACAGGGGCAACTGGTTATAATAGTTTTACATCGGGGAGATTATTGTATACAGTTTCTGATAGCCTGAGTGGCGGAAGAAGAATGTTGGCTCAAGTTGGAGCTGGTAGTCATTTTTCCGATAGTTTAATGCCTAGAGGTCAATATCATCACATAGCTTATGTTTATGAAAACAGTTTATCTCAGTGGTATATAAATGGTGTAGCTAATACAACCAATGCCGGAGCTGTGGTTTTTCCAAGTTCTCCAAGAATCGGTAGTGATGGCTCTATACATTATAGGATGAACGGTTTAATTGATGATGTACGTATTTATAATAGGGTTTTATCTGCCGAAGAAATAGAGGCTATATATGAAATTAAGAATTAA
- a CDS encoding prepilin-type N-terminal cleavage/methylation domain-containing protein, translating to MIYRQNKKAFTLIELLVVIAIIGVLSTLVIVALGNSRSSARDAKRLNDLKAMANALELYYANNNQYPASITPGQPLEAGGIVYMSKVPNNPTPYTDGNCPDEEYRYLSNSPQSYSVISCIGSSQGNLIAGGVSVTNNSGLQSIGATNGLVLYLDASNPASYPGFGNTWYDLSGSNNHGTLIDGPIFNSDNGGSIVFDGVNDYINLSNQIQFDRTDAFTLSSWVLVKSTNSQIINNENGSYRGYQFAISSNGNLTFFFRNTVNTNFIGVRDVDISELNKFLFVSVSYDGSSDASGVKLYINSILKDNVVVGNNLTDTTISNETTWMGKRRPATQGSLNGNIYQTSIYNRELTASEILQNYNATKDRFVL from the coding sequence ATGATATATCGTCAAAATAAAAAAGCTTTTACTCTAATAGAACTCCTAGTAGTCATAGCTATCATAGGCGTATTATCCACTTTAGTTATAGTAGCTCTAGGTAATTCAAGATCTAGCGCTAGAGACGCTAAAAGATTAAATGATTTAAAAGCTATGGCTAATGCCCTGGAGCTATATTATGCTAATAATAATCAATACCCAGCATCTATTACTCCAGGACAACCTCTAGAAGCAGGTGGAATAGTCTACATGAGTAAAGTACCTAATAACCCAACTCCTTACACAGACGGTAATTGTCCAGATGAAGAATATAGATATCTTTCCAATTCACCTCAAAGCTATTCAGTTATCAGTTGCATAGGATCTAGTCAAGGCAACTTAATAGCAGGAGGAGTAAGTGTTACTAATAATTCAGGACTACAGTCTATCGGTGCGACTAATGGTCTTGTTCTTTACTTAGATGCTTCTAACCCAGCTTCTTATCCTGGTTTTGGTAATACTTGGTATGATTTGAGTGGAAGTAATAATCACGGCACCCTCATAGATGGACCAATATTTAATAGTGATAATGGAGGTAGTATTGTCTTTGACGGGGTGAATGATTATATAAACCTATCTAATCAAATTCAATTTGATAGAACAGATGCTTTTACACTATCATCATGGGTGTTAGTTAAATCTACTAATAGTCAGATTATAAATAATGAGAATGGTTCATACAGGGGGTATCAGTTTGCGATTTCTTCAAACGGTAATTTAACCTTCTTTTTCAGAAATACTGTTAATACTAATTTTATTGGCGTACGTGATGTTGATATATCTGAACTTAATAAATTTTTATTTGTGTCCGTTAGTTATGACGGTAGTTCAGATGCTAGCGGAGTTAAATTATATATTAATTCAATACTAAAAGATAATGTTGTTGTAGGAAATAATTTAACAGATACAACTATTTCAAATGAAACAACTTGGATGGGAAAAAGACGCCCAGCAACACAAGGTTCGCTTAACGGTAATATTTATCAAACCTCAATATACAATCGAGAACTTACCGCATCTGAAATTCTCCAAAATTACAATGCCACTAAAGACCGTTTTGTACTATAG
- a CDS encoding RNHCP domain-containing protein — MLKKFQRKIEDFTCEHCQAFVKGNGYTNHCPHCLWSKHVDINPGDRQEICQGLMEPIFLENKGEDWIIVYRCVQCGFKRKNKRAKEDNLSKLLELGSFIG, encoded by the coding sequence ATGTTAAAAAAATTCCAAAGAAAGATTGAAGACTTTACTTGTGAGCATTGCCAAGCTTTTGTTAAGGGTAATGGTTATACTAACCATTGTCCACACTGCTTATGGAGTAAGCATGTTGATATTAATCCCGGAGACAGGCAAGAGATTTGCCAAGGTTTAATGGAGCCGATTTTTTTGGAGAACAAGGGAGAAGACTGGATTATTGTTTATCGTTGTGTACAATGTGGTTTTAAGAGAAAGAATAAAAGAGCTAAAGAAGATAATCTTTCTAAGCTTTTAGAGTTAGGAAGCTTCATTGGTTAA
- the murJ gene encoding murein biosynthesis integral membrane protein MurJ codes for MIGFVKKRLANLFGAAETVAGAAVVIASLSVVSRVLGVVRDRILAGSFGAGETLDIYYAAFRLPDLIFNILVLGALSAGFIPVFSKLLAHKQDKEAWRLSNNILNTMSVALLFICVIGVWLAPWITKLVAPGFTGEAADTVTSLTRIMFISPFLLGLSSIVGSVLQSYRRFFAYSLSPIFYNFGIIFGALYLVPQYGISGLAWGVAIGSAAHVLVQLPTFYRLGFAYRAIIDFKDKTMRSVFALMTPRVMALAVSQINLIVITAIASTMVSGSLSVFNLANNLQSFPVGIFGISFAIAAFPALSSTVGTSRFIYYFAKTLRQIMFFIIPVTVIMLSLRAQLVRLILGSGEFDWQATILTIDTLAFFSISLFAQAALPLVVRAFYARQDAKTPFYTALFSVLLNIFLAWWLAPSLGVAGLALAFSLSAIVQFLLLFIFLRHNLGGLDEKNIIMAILKYSVAALFAAVAIQAMKLLVWPIADMTRFWGVLLQGGAAGIFGLVVYLGVCSLLHVEEASELWSAVKRRLLSGKKPRTPADGQGEARGI; via the coding sequence ATGATAGGTTTTGTAAAAAAAAGATTAGCCAATTTATTCGGCGCCGCGGAAACCGTAGCCGGTGCGGCGGTGGTGATTGCTTCTTTATCAGTAGTGAGTAGAGTTTTAGGAGTGGTTAGGGACAGAATTTTAGCCGGCTCTTTTGGTGCGGGAGAGACACTGGATATTTACTATGCAGCTTTTCGTTTACCTGACCTTATTTTTAATATTTTAGTTTTAGGCGCTTTGTCTGCCGGTTTTATTCCGGTTTTTTCCAAATTATTGGCTCATAAGCAAGACAAAGAAGCTTGGCGTTTATCTAACAATATTTTAAATACCATGTCGGTAGCGCTTTTATTTATTTGCGTTATCGGTGTTTGGTTGGCTCCTTGGATTACCAAGTTAGTGGCTCCGGGTTTTACCGGAGAAGCGGCTGACACAGTAACTTCCTTAACCAGGATTATGTTTATCTCGCCTTTCTTATTGGGTCTTTCCAGTATTGTGGGTAGTGTTTTACAATCTTATCGTCGGTTTTTTGCTTATTCTCTTTCTCCTATTTTTTATAATTTCGGTATTATCTTCGGAGCGCTTTATTTGGTTCCACAATATGGTATTAGCGGTTTAGCTTGGGGAGTGGCCATTGGTTCAGCAGCTCATGTTTTAGTTCAGCTCCCAACTTTCTATCGTTTGGGCTTTGCTTATCGGGCGATTATAGATTTTAAAGATAAGACCATGCGTTCGGTTTTTGCTTTAATGACACCGCGAGTTATGGCCTTGGCGGTTTCACAAATTAATTTAATTGTTATTACAGCCATTGCTTCCACTATGGTGTCAGGCTCTTTATCTGTTTTTAACTTGGCTAATAATTTACAATCTTTTCCGGTGGGAATATTTGGTATCTCTTTTGCGATCGCCGCTTTCCCGGCTTTATCTTCCACTGTTGGGACAAGTCGTTTTATTTATTATTTTGCCAAAACCCTTAGGCAGATAATGTTTTTCATTATTCCGGTAACAGTTATTATGTTGAGTTTAAGGGCCCAGTTGGTTCGTTTAATTTTAGGTTCTGGTGAGTTTGATTGGCAAGCTACTATCTTAACTATTGATACTCTGGCCTTTTTCTCAATCTCGCTTTTTGCTCAAGCGGCTTTGCCTTTAGTGGTAAGAGCCTTCTATGCCAGACAGGACGCCAAGACTCCTTTTTATACCGCTCTTTTTTCGGTACTGCTTAATATCTTTTTAGCCTGGTGGTTGGCGCCGTCTTTAGGTGTAGCCGGCTTAGCTTTGGCTTTCTCTTTAAGTGCCATAGTGCAATTCTTATTACTCTTTATTTTCTTAAGGCATAATTTGGGAGGCTTGGATGAAAAAAACATTATTATGGCAATTTTAAAATATTCAGTGGCTGCTTTGTTTGCCGCGGTAGCTATTCAAGCCATGAAGCTTTTGGTTTGGCCGATCGCTGACATGACTCGTTTTTGGGGAGTTTTGTTACAGGGTGGGGCGGCCGGAATTTTCGGCTTAGTTGTTTATTTAGGGGTTTGTTCTCTTTTACATGTTGAAGAAGCTTCGGAGCTTTGGAGCGCGGTTAAGCGTCGTCTTTTGTCCGGCAAGAAACCACGGACACCGGCGGATGGTCAGGGAGAGGCCAGGGGCATTTAA